The following nucleotide sequence is from Arvicola amphibius chromosome 1, mArvAmp1.2, whole genome shotgun sequence.
TTTGTAGATCTTAACCAGGCAGTCACCAAGGCCTTTGAATTCCCTTTCAGCTCCAGCTTTGCCCACATCAGCTGCTAGACGGGTACGGGCAAAATCAAGGGGGTACACAAAGCACAAGGATGTGGCCCCAGCGGCACCACCTGATGCCAGGTTCCCTGCAAAGTAGCGCCAAAACTGGGTCCTCTTGTCCACACCACCCAAAAAGATCTGCTTGTATTTATCTTTGAAGGCAAAGTTGAGAGCCTGGGTGGGGAAGTATCTGATGACATTGGCCAGGTTACCACGCCAGAAGGACAGGACTCCCTGTTCCTTGGGGATACGAACCACGCAGTCTATAATGCTCTTGTATTGCTTATCTGCCGTGGTTTGCTTGCTGGCATGCTGCACCTGCAGCAGCAGCTTGACCCGCTCGATGGGCGCTACCGCCGTCTTGGAGATGGCCGCGGCCACTCCACCTGCCAAGAAGTCCTTGGCGAAGGACACAGCTGCATCTGTCatgttgaaagagaaagaaaaggcagaggagcGCGGAACGGGACTAGCTTGACAACCGGCTTTGACTCCCGGACTCTGGGCCCAAACTCTtcttatgaggctacaattaccctgttacccaaaccacacaaagacattactaagaaagagaattacagaccattctcactccatgaacattgatgcaaaaatactcaatataatactggcaaaccaaatccaagaacacatcagaaaaatcattcaccatgatcaagttggcttcatcccagagatgcagagatggttcagcatacaaaaatctgtcaatgtaatcactatataaacaaattgaaaaaaaccCTacctgatcatctcattagatgctgaaaaagcctttaacacaatacaacatcccttcatgataaaggtcttggagagagcagggatacaaggaacatacctaaacataattaagggaatatacaacaagccaacagctaacatcaaactaaatggagagaaactcacagtgatcccactgaaatcaggaacaagacaaggttgtccactctctccatatctattcaatataattcttgaggtcctagctagagcagtaagacaccaaaaggagatcaaggggatacaaactggaaaagaagtcaaactcttactgttagctgatgatatgatagtttacataagcaaccccaaaaattctaccaaggaacttctacaactcataaacaccttcagtaatgtagcaggatataagattaacttgaaaaaatcaggagccctcctgtacacagatggtaaattggctgagaaacaaatcagagaagcataacccttcacaatagccacaaataaaatatcttggagtaactctagccAGACAAGtggaagatctgtatgacaagaactttaaatctttgaagtaagaaattgaagaagacgccagaaaatggaaagatctcccgtgctcttgggtaagtagaattaacatagtaaaaatgacaatcttatcaaaagcaatttatagattcaatgcaatgcccatcaaaatcccagcaaaattcttcaaggACCTCAAAAGAATTGTACCACTTATTAACTGAACAGGCCCTGGCCTTTTTGAGCCATAGGGGCTTTCAGTGTACTGGCAGACCACCAATGTTTATAGAAGGGGCTTGTCTTTGTGTTCCATCTCTGGGCAAATAAAAGATCCCCGTGAAGTTGCCACTGCCAGAAGGCAGTTGGTTCAACAGTGTTGCTGACCATCCAGCGCAAATGTTATCCTAGAAACACTATTCCTTAGATCACTAGTTGTGAAGGCTGGTGTGCGCCTTCCAGTAGATTTTATCAGCAAAGCTTCCATCTGCACAGAGTTGTATGTCCTGGTTACTgtttgtcaactcgacacaaactggactcacctgggaagagggaacctcaactgaggaattgcttccatcagattggcccctGAGCATCATCTTGATTTATGTGACAAATTCTAGTTCACTGTGGAAGGTGCAACTTCTGAGCAGGTTATCCTGGATTGTAtaggagagcaagccagtaagcagtcaGAGTctcggcttcagttcctgcctccaggttctttccctgacttctctggatgatggactgtaacctgtaagctgaaataagccctaaaccctttccttcccaggttggttttggtcagtgtgtCATCACAGCAACAAAGCTAACCAGGCAGGTGGTTTTACCTATTTCCCCTCTCTTGTGTTTTGTGGATCCTTGCTTTACTGAAAAGGCTAAAGTCCCCATGATGAGTTGAAAAATCACGAGGACGGGCAGTTCTGATCTGTCCTtgaggtttttcttctttcatgtgtatatatgtgcatgtggtgtacatCCATGAGTGGGCACATGGGTGGGTGCACGTGTGTCCACATGTATGTCAAGGACTGAGGTTGCCATCAGgagtctttctcaatcacttgACCTTGTTTGCTGGGGCAGCATCTCTCaattgaacccagagttcactGATATAAGACTAATGTGACagtcagcttgctctggggatcccatGTCTCCATTTTCTGGGTGCTAGAAGTACTGGTGGGGACCACACTCACCTAACTTTTTTTTATGTGCTCTGGAGATCCCAACTCTAGTCCTTATGATAGACTCTTGTGATAATGTAGCTCCCTCCCTTCTGTGGCTTTgttcctgagctttttttttttgttttttgttttttttgaactttgttcatttgtttattttattttattttaattttttatggtttattttttatatttaaaaatttccatctcctcccctcctcctcatagggaaccctgatggctccttggcctggagagggaaggagggggggtatgggtgttCCTGAGCTTTGTGGGGAGAGGCTGATGTGAGAATAAAATCATCTCTAAGTTGTCCAGAGATTTCCTTTACCAGATCAAGCGTCCCCTTCCTGCCATGAACAGGGCTGTGACAGGCCCATGTCACAGGGGCTATGAGAGAGTTCACAAAAGACCAGATTGATGGAAAAAAGGATTTGATGAGAGACGTTAGAAGGGCTGAAGCTGTCAGTTCCCAGAGAATGGGCGGAGCCCTGAAGGCTGGGAAGTTTCTCTGTAGATTGTTATAAGGAGAGTGGTCCGGTTTCATCAGAATGACAGCTTTGAGGGGATTTCTAAGGGAACGGTTATCTGTGTGAACATCAAAATTCAGATGGTCAGAGGCTTCTTTTAGGGTGGATTTTTCAGTACCAGCTGACCGCCCTAAGTTGATTGCAACCTGAGTGTGTTACGCTAACCCTCTTTAGAGGTAATAGTCCCGCACAGAGGCAGCAGTAGCCTTGCCTTGATCCCAATCTGCTAAGAGGCCCAACAGCCTTGTCCTGAGGCTGGAAGGTCAGCATAGACGTGTACCCCAGGCTAGTATCCATAGCTTGAAACTCTGGGGCAGTGTTTGTGTTGAATTGTCACATGTTTTTCTTGAAATAGCTACACCGTGTCTCTCATTTGAGAGTGACATTTTTGGCTCTCAAATTTTAAAGCAACCTCGCATAATTCAGACAAATCCCAGTTGGATGTGCAGTTTAAGCTTTTCATATATCACTGGCCATTGATTGCTAACATCTCACTACAGATGGCCATCTCCTGGTCAGCTGAGCCTAACAtccaactctgcttcctgactgtggatgccatgtgaccattTACCTCATGCTTCAGGCACCatgttccctaccatgatgagCTATATACCCACAAACTGAACCAAAACAAATCCTTCAAAAAGGTTTTGTTAGGGATTTTGTCACAGCAGGAAAAAGGTAGTAACACAACTTTGCCATTCCTATCTGTGTCTTTACTGATTTGGAGATGGAGTTGGCCATCTATTCTGAGACAAATATGACCCTGGGTTGTCATTTCTTCCCACAAGTCTACCACTGTGTGCATCTTGCTTCTAAAGGACTACAGTCCcgggcagcccccccccccccccactgttaTGCTCTCAGGATGAATAGAGCCCATTATTGTGAAATGACTTCTCCATCTCTGCTAATATTTTCAGTTCAACTTTTATTCTCTAGGATCAACATAATCATTGTCATCTATTTATGCTACTGTTTAcattgcatatattttatttatttttattctgccttcacattaaaaataaacactgtgcAGACAGCCCATAGTTAGATCTTTCCTTTAAAAGTCTATTTCACAAACTGCCTTTTTAGTTGGACTGTTCATTCAGTCTGTGGTTGATAAAATTCTTGGGACTGTTTGGCCTGTATCTAGtgtgtttttctgattttctttatcttccctctttttgttcttctctttctatccTGTATGTTTCAGACAAAATATTCAgaacttccttttcatttctctagTGAGGCTATAACCACACTTTCCTGCACTATGTTGTTTAATTGTTGCTCTAGGGACTcactgatatgggattccccactgtattctgtgaataccattggttaataaagaagctgttttgggcctgtgatagggtagagcagagctaggtggggaaaactaaactgaatgctgggagaaagaaggtggagccaggagaagccgtgtagccccGCAGGAGCCTGAAGGAAATTTActaggtaagccacagccacatagtaatacacagattaatagaaatgggttaaattaatatgtaagattttgccaataagaagctagagctaatgggccaagcagcaaattaattaatacagtttctgtgtggttatttcaggattCTGAACAGCTGTGAAATGAGCAAGCAACCTTCCTTCTACAACTCACATCTCACTTACTTCACAATATTTACCCGAGATACAGGGACACAGCAATGCTCAGGCCAGTCTCCACCCTGTCAGCCTTTCTACTGCAGTTGTCAGATGTGCTGTGGTTTCTCAAGTTTTAAATCTCTACAGATGATATtagggtttgtttttaatttaaattatgtacTGCTTTTGTCTCCAGCCTTTCAGAAACTTTcgttttaaatatttcattaactTTTTGGAGGCTGTGTTATATTATATCTAGGCGGAAgcttctgctttaaaaataatttcttttgtgccttatatttcttctttttccatttatttgggCCATATTGGCCTCCATATCACACAGCGATGTTacaaaactgcttttttttttttttggttagctCATGCTTTCTtcttacatcttttatttttacatttctcctttcttgtctttgtttacagcaattttatatttttaaatatttcccattttcttggTCATGTCATTATTGCGCTtccccatatttttaaattgctgttCCAGGGtttagaacacacacatatttactgTGTCTCACAGTCTGCACAGTGTTTCCTCTTACATAAGATCCAGAAATGCTGAACTTGACCCTCTTCCATTACTTACTGCTGTACTGAACGTGGCCATACGTACTGAACGTGGCCATACGTACTGAACGTGGCCATACCTCCCACTTCTTGACCCATCCAGTGTGCACAGGCTGCCTCCCACGCATGGTGAGTGCTGCTATGTCCTAGAATGTTTggattaattcatattttataaccGTCTTTTAGTCTTCCttataggaggctgcttgttcatttcccagctgcccagactcccaaaataatcacacagaaactatattatttaagtcattgattggccaatagattaagcatattgctagctagctcttacatctagaattaacccatttctattattctatattttaccacaaggcttggggcctactggcaaggttccagctggcagcttgcaactttcccctctggtggctataTGACGTCTCTtcactccgccttctttctcccagcattcagtatagttttccccacctagttctactctgccctatcaacatgctaaggcaatttatttattcattaaccaatggaagaaacacatatacagaaggacttcccacaccaagtccCCTcccttcatgttttgttttgtgttgttttttgaggcaaagtctcaggTAACGGAAGTATTAATATGGAATATTAATTCTGTAGCTTCTGTAGCTGGATGACCAAGAACCCTTGCCCCtggtctctccagtgctggaatgcCAGGTGTATCCCACCAGGCTcaactttaaaaacttattttcatggctcatatttcccccttttccatttatttggacTATATTGACCATTAGGGAGTTAGCTCAATGAGCCCTGTGCACCGAGCCTCTTGTGTGGGCATGATGCTCctgtcctttttatttctctACTTCTTGTTATCTTCCCACTACACGTTCtctttgggggaggggtctgTAGACCTGGAACAGAGAGTGTGCCATGCCAGAGGCTCCTCATCTCTGAATTTCTCAGAAGAGTTGTGGCCCAGAAACCTAGGAGGCTTCCTCTTGACCCCATTGATGTCAGCTGAACTTAACAGCAAGAACCCAGCTGACACTTAAGAACCCTGCTGCCATTTCCCACCTTGATGTGCCCATTCTATGGCTCAAAGAACCTGGAGATACATCTTCCCATTACAGCACAGCTGGAGTTTCAGGGCTTTCTTCTGTGGCCTCCTGTCATCGACAGTTTGGGTCTTGAACCCTCTGTATCTCTTTGTGGCATGCTGTTAGGCATGCTAGCATGTGGCATTGCGAGCTTTCAAATTGGCCTTGTCCAGTTATCCCTCGGCAATGTCTACTTCACCCTGTCCTGCTGTCTGGCACATGATCTGCTTCTTGGCACCTGTTGTCTTGAGTATTGATGTCTTAGAAACTCACAGTTACAGTTCACCTTTTAGAACTCCCATGCTTCCTGAAGTCTATTTGTAAGTGAGTGTGTAGCAATGTCTTACAGGAGCTCAAATTCTTGGGAAATACACATTAAGCTCAGGTGACTGGGCTGAGGTTGGCTTAATTTCAGGCACTATCCGGTGGCTTTCTTCTGATTGAAATACCGAATTATGGCCACCTTTGTGGTTAATGTTGATTAAGTCTTGAGGATGCCCTTAGCTGTGGTGGAACCAGGCTGCCACACACAGGGCGAGACCCTTCTCACAGGGATTGCATGCTCAGAGCTTTGCTCTCTGCCTCATGCAGGCTGCCTGCCACCATTTATTAAGAGTTCATCATGAAGGATGGCAATGCCTGGCTATCAGcaggtgcatacacacacgaATAAGCAGCGATCACATTTCACACACACTCCAGAAGCAGTCTCTCCTCCCATGTGCCCCTAAAGTAAATAGCTTCAGATTACTGACTT
It contains:
- the LOC119812681 gene encoding ADP/ATP translocase 2-like, translated to MTDAAVSFAKDFLAGGVAAAISKTAVAPIERVKLLLQVQHASKQTTADKQYKSIIDCVVRIPKEQGVLSFWRGNLANVIRYFPTQALNFAFKDKYKQIFLGGVDKRTQFWRYFAGNLASGGAAGATSLCFVYPLDFARTRLAADVGKAGAEREFKGLGDCLVKIYKSDGIRGLYQGFNVSVQGVIIYRAAYFGIYDTAKGMLPDPKNTHIFISWMIAQSVTAVAGLTSYPFDTVRRRMMMQSGRKGTDIMYTGTIDCWRKIARDEGSKAFFKGAWSNVLRGMGGAFVLVLYDEIKKYT